The following proteins are encoded in a genomic region of Aquifex aeolicus VF5:
- a CDS encoding FliM/FliN family flagellar motor switch protein, whose amino-acid sequence MMLGGEPYELEGKPFSRLEMSMLTKLSESFCSTFREVWNEFFTRDVTDCELSENVYELDLDDDHYVAELGVENETLKRSLFLAFPLYLLKEIKEELSMRKPDPKEREELLSALLKVPVNLEVLLFKRKDKLNKVVNMGKGFVILTGKTPQEEVEVLVQGRLKFLGILGEKNGKRAVKISKIL is encoded by the coding sequence ATGATGCTCGGTGGAGAACCGTACGAACTTGAAGGAAAGCCCTTCTCCAGACTGGAAATGAGTATGCTCACCAAACTGAGTGAAAGCTTTTGCAGTACCTTCAGGGAAGTCTGGAACGAATTTTTTACAAGAGACGTAACAGATTGCGAACTTTCTGAAAACGTTTACGAACTTGATCTGGACGACGACCACTACGTTGCGGAACTCGGCGTGGAGAACGAAACCTTAAAGAGAAGTCTTTTCTTAGCTTTCCCACTCTACCTTTTAAAGGAAATAAAGGAAGAACTATCTATGAGAAAACCCGATCCGAAGGAAAGGGAAGAACTCCTGAGCGCACTTCTCAAAGTGCCCGTGAACTTAGAAGTTTTACTCTTTAAAAGGAAAGACAAATTAAACAAAGTTGTAAACATGGGAAAGGGTTTCGTGATCCTTACCGGAAAAACGCCTCAAGAGGAAGTGGAAGTTTTAGTTCAGGGAAGGTTAAAGTTTTTGGGAATTTTAGGCGAAAAGAACGGAAAAAGAGCGGTAAAAATTTCAAAAATTCTTTAG
- a CDS encoding precorrin-2 dehydrogenase/sirohydrochlorin ferrochelatase family protein produces the protein MSSYFPVYLDLKDKEVLVIGGGRVATRKVKTLLEFTKNITIVSPKVTEELKNLIKEKKIKWIDRKFKPSDLKDKFLVVVAVDDIKLQKRVFNLCEKRGILCNSVDSPKYCNFIFPSIIKRGDLVISISTSGKVPALSRALREKIEECLPENIEEIMKELEIIRKSEEKGEERQKKLLRLARELLKNF, from the coding sequence GTGAGTAGTTATTTCCCAGTTTACCTGGATTTAAAGGACAAGGAAGTTCTCGTTATTGGGGGCGGCAGGGTAGCCACGAGAAAGGTAAAGACGCTTCTTGAATTTACAAAAAATATCACGATAGTCTCACCGAAGGTTACTGAAGAATTGAAAAATTTAATAAAAGAAAAGAAAATTAAGTGGATTGATAGAAAGTTCAAACCTTCGGATTTAAAGGACAAATTCCTCGTAGTGGTAGCGGTGGACGATATTAAACTTCAGAAAAGGGTTTTCAATCTGTGTGAAAAGAGAGGGATACTGTGCAATTCCGTTGACTCTCCTAAGTACTGCAACTTTATATTCCCATCAATAATAAAAAGGGGGGATTTAGTGATAAGTATTTCAACGTCGGGAAAGGTTCCAGCTCTGTCGCGGGCACTCAGGGAGAAAATTGAGGAATGTTTACCAGAAAATATAGAGGAAATTATGAAAGAACTAGAAATTATAAGGAAATCGGAAGAGAAAGGTGAGGAAAGACAGAAAAAGCTTTTAAGACTTGCCAGAGAGCTTCTAAAGAATTTTTGA
- a CDS encoding ArnT family glycosyltransferase gives MFYILIILLATFSMIPNINEFAFRFEETTRAVVAFEMYHSGNYFQPTILGDPYYNKPPLFNWFIIISSKFFGWDIVTARAVSVFFTLANAFLIYFFSSKVLKNKEKALLSSVFFITFADVLFWYGWLAEIDVTLSFFVTLLFIQIYKLWEEGKPIYYYTSALLTGLIFMIKGFPAFAFYGLSLISLSIFKRDFKVLLNFHAFASYFLALIASFWWLPFSENPEFYFRRLWEESFSRVESSKDLEKFLIHLITYPLLNVKQLLPASLFVIPLIFTKRISLPRELKFLLFLVIFNYIPYIISATSRGRYVLPLFPILAVIFAHLIHEYLSKNWKKVLLFSLIFVIILRFIYGIFFLPYVNHRKGEPKLQAKVAYELTKTGKVACDCPKIKDFCLYIGFLRGEPLLRPKYTKAWDYLVDCKERKDLSLIKKFYVNKKEVYLYGRFASGFAINTFNRSRGSKVFEGMSGARR, from the coding sequence ATGTTTTACATACTCATAATTCTTCTGGCTACTTTCTCGATGATACCGAACATAAATGAGTTTGCTTTCAGGTTTGAAGAAACCACCCGTGCGGTTGTAGCCTTTGAAATGTACCATTCAGGGAATTACTTTCAGCCCACAATTCTCGGAGATCCATACTACAACAAACCTCCTCTCTTTAACTGGTTTATTATTATTTCCTCCAAATTTTTCGGGTGGGACATTGTAACTGCAAGGGCAGTGAGTGTTTTCTTCACCCTTGCAAATGCCTTTCTTATTTACTTTTTTTCTTCGAAAGTCCTGAAAAATAAGGAAAAGGCTCTACTTTCTTCAGTGTTTTTTATTACCTTTGCTGACGTTTTATTCTGGTACGGGTGGCTTGCGGAAATAGACGTGACTTTGAGTTTCTTCGTCACTTTGTTGTTTATCCAGATTTACAAACTCTGGGAAGAAGGGAAACCCATTTATTACTACACTTCCGCGCTTTTGACAGGTTTGATTTTCATGATAAAGGGCTTTCCCGCATTTGCATTTTACGGACTGAGTTTAATTTCCCTGAGTATTTTTAAAAGGGACTTTAAGGTTCTGCTGAACTTCCACGCTTTTGCTTCCTACTTCCTCGCTTTAATTGCTTCCTTCTGGTGGCTTCCCTTTTCGGAAAATCCTGAATTTTACTTTAGGAGACTCTGGGAGGAGAGCTTTAGCAGAGTAGAGAGCTCTAAAGATCTGGAAAAGTTTTTAATTCACTTAATCACTTATCCTCTTTTGAACGTAAAACAACTCCTCCCCGCTTCTTTGTTTGTGATACCTTTAATCTTTACAAAGAGAATTTCACTTCCAAGGGAGCTTAAGTTCTTGCTCTTTCTCGTAATTTTTAACTACATTCCATATATTATTTCTGCAACAAGTAGGGGAAGGTATGTTCTTCCGCTCTTTCCTATCTTAGCGGTAATTTTTGCCCACTTAATTCACGAATACTTGAGTAAGAACTGGAAAAAAGTTCTTTTATTCTCCTTAATTTTTGTAATAATTTTAAGATTTATTTACGGGATTTTCTTCCTTCCTTACGTAAACCACAGGAAGGGAGAGCCGAAACTTCAGGCGAAGGTAGCCTACGAGCTCACGAAAACTGGAAAAGTTGCCTGTGACTGTCCCAAGATAAAGGACTTCTGTCTTTACATCGGCTTTCTAAGGGGAGAACCTCTCCTGAGACCTAAGTACACGAAAGCCTGGGATTACTTGGTGGATTGTAAAGAGAGGAAAGATTTAAGCTTAATAAAGAAGTTTTACGTAAACAAGAAGGAGGTATACCTGTATGGTAGGTTTGCTTCTGGTTTTGCTATTAATACCTTTAATCGTTCTAGGGGTTCCAAGGTATTTGAAGGCATGTCTGGAGCTCGCCGTTGA